One region of Candidatus Angelobacter sp. genomic DNA includes:
- a CDS encoding bifunctional ornithine acetyltransferase/N-acetylglutamate synthase: MNAKFRQIPGSIVAPKGFLAAGVFCDIKRIGTGKGSQKGKKRDLALIVSEVPSTVAGMFTTNQVCAAPVKVCIERVKCGVAQALVVNSGNANACTGRQGL, encoded by the coding sequence ATGAACGCAAAGTTTAGGCAAATCCCCGGCTCCATCGTCGCGCCGAAAGGCTTTCTCGCGGCTGGAGTCTTCTGCGACATCAAACGAATCGGCACCGGCAAAGGCTCGCAAAAGGGAAAGAAACGCGACCTCGCGCTCATCGTCTCCGAAGTGCCGTCAACGGTCGCCGGCATGTTCACCACGAATCAGGTCTGCGCCGCTCCGGTCAAGGTTTGCATCGAACGCGTTAAGTGCGGCGTCGCGCAAGCGCTCGTGGTGAACTCCGGCAACGCCAACGCCTGCACCGGCAGGCAGGGCCTG